The Medicago truncatula cultivar Jemalong A17 chromosome 7, MtrunA17r5.0-ANR, whole genome shotgun sequence genome includes the window agttaactgcaaccGGTTTCGAATTCCTCGGCatttaactgccgagggggcaaaagcgtattttactcgtgtgacacagccttatgcaatgtgtcaacaacaattttccaattttatagggaccaaaagcatatttaacccaaaaaagtaTTTCCAAGCATATATTTTGATTAAGAACAAATATTTAtaagtatatattttgtttttattttaaaaaataaatatattattttactttaaatcctcatcatttataattataatcctatatttttttaagagtaatgatatatgtacaaccatTTGGTATaactttgatgacaacttttatTTGTTCTCTTTTCATTAgtacaaaacaatagagagaataagaatataatgtgagtatgagagagaaagttgtcaaaaaatttaaataaagtggttgtacaaatattatctctttttttaataatataaatttaacttacaaaagagaaaaataacttatatatcCTCACTAACTCACACTACTCGCACATACAACACATAAAAAAACACTCATCTTATCTCACTAATAACTCACCATTCTCATGATCAAGTTGTCCATGAACAATATCACTCATAAATACACGGAATACACCAGTAAATTCATAACCGATAAATTATTCAAACCACAACTATTGCATGCAGCTATTACAAGAATTGCACgtaatttctctttttctttagtTGTTATTTCCTTCTCTTCATGTGTATCATCTCATCACTTCCTCTTCCATATATtagagttgttgtttgttgattctgattttttatttatttttccaaggCAACACATTTGATGCATCCACATAATATTGGATGGGAAAGTTCAACAACTTCTTTATTCATTCTTATTGCATGTTATAGTTTGTCTAATTCCAAGGCAACACATTTGATGCATCCGCACAATATTAGATGGGAAAGTTCAACAACTTCTTTATTCATTCTTATTGCATGTTATTAGTTTATCTAATAAtatgtcaaaaataataaaaagaagtaaatatttgatttttattttgcaatgtTTGATACAATCTTAgtcatctttttcttcttgaggatttcattttcattttttcatattccttttgatttgattttaatctGTTTGATACAATCTTTAATTTTACTCTTTTGCATAATTATGAAACacttttttcaattgtttttttttttcctatctaTACATTAATTATGATGAGATTTTACAAATGTGTCATTTttctaaagcaaaaaaaaaaaaaaaaaaaaaactagggaTGCCGGGGAAGGCAAACCATCCAATTATATTGACATCCTACAAGTTCAACAATAACTTTTCCCTTTCTtactctcattttattaattaaattaaaaaacatttatagttataaattataatcataTAGCTACACGGCTTCCACAACTCTATTTTTATAATCCTACAAAGTTCTACGGcaattttttcccttcaaagcTCTcagtttattattaaattaataacaaTCATTTATTACTATAATCTTATAACTATCCACCCACCCGCCACAACTCTATTTCccactttttattaattaaatgaaacatataaattaaaattaggaattaaattaagaaaatagaaagaaaaaaataatgaagagaAAGCAGTTCAATTTCCcacgttttttgttttgttttatccGACAAATTcttctataaatagaaaattatttgGCTTGATGTACTATTTAGTTGTATGtgtcatttttttcattaaagttatgatatattaaaagattattataatttatgattTACTATGCGATACAAATAGTATATTCTTATTTCCTCGTAAGATATAAACTATTAAAATGttgcatattttttattagaaaattttCTTATTCATGTCAATAACTATTCAAACGAGCACTACAAATTTCTATGATTTACCTTCTACAATtggaaagttttatttttattatcttttcacTTGAGAGTGTGATAGACATTACATATCAATATATTGTATAATGATTTTTCAAACTACAGTAATTaccaataataattcaataaaacTTACCCGTGCGACGTctattgtgtatatatattgGAAGTTATGAAGCACTAATAGAGTGGTCATTCCAATAAAAGTATGATTATCTATTGTGTATATATTTCGACTAAGTTAAGTTCATCGAGACtattttgattatgttttaattatgtCTATCATAGTTTCTTtgcaatattcatttttttttaaatctaacgAGATTTTCAAGTATTGTGAATAGTTGGTTAAAGTATGATTGGTTGAAAAGGGAGAGATTATTAAAAGTTTAGATTAATTACAGTTTAGTAACCCACTTAGGTTGGCCTAATGATAATTGGATTGGGacttgggagtgtgctcctccttgaGGTGTTCGGTTTTCTCTAGTGCTAATTTGAGTGGgctaatttagtttcttaaaaaaaataataaatttagtcGCTCAAAAAATTTGTTATGGTCTGGCCACCGATAACTTATTTCGACTGAGCTCAATTCAACATCAAGAGGACAATTTTATATCTAGTGTCTTGTTTTAGCACATTCCATAAAAATGAATGATGGTCGTTTAATGcatgttttaaatttaatccaCACGATGTAAGGAAAGAATTGTATGATGcatgttttaaatttaatcagCACGAATTCACGAGAGTATTGTATTGTATGCACTAtcaaaaatcaatcaataagTTGTATATCTTACTGTTTAAGTTGCGTTAGTCGTTCACACTATCCTTTTATTCTTTACTTAGGCTTACatcaaatttagttttttattcaTGTTAAATTCAAATATCCCAACAACATATAAATGATGCAAAGTGTAGAAATTTCTTCTTGTTGGTTTGTTAGATTAATTATAAATCCAATGAAAGCAATCAAATGGTTTCACGGTCCGCACTTATAAAAATGCTCACGAACACTTTTTAAGGATCccaaatttagaaaatattctataaaaaaagCCAAATATTGCAAATTCCAATATATTgattacacatattttcataaaaacttattattaCAGGTGCTTAAAGAGGAGTGCCCTaggggacactcgttaacatttcccataaaaATATAATCGAAGCAAATTCcagtaaaaaattcaaaatggcTTCCCTCCTAAAGTTAGTACTACAATTAGAGTCTACAgtcaaaaaactaaaatgtagATAtagtaaacaaaacaaattacaatctcttccttcttctctctctctcttgaagattaaaaaaaatcgaCCTGGATATAATCCCGATACTTGACAAAATGCTTCAGATGATCAAGTCCTCAGTGAACTACCAAACCTTGGGCTGCCTGGGACCCATCTTCTGATACTTTGTTGGCTTGAATGGTACTGATCacatttgaaatattttcctataaatagaacaaaaataaacaaataataataagtaaCTCAGTTGAAACAATGGAATTTCAATCTGACTGAACACAGTATCAAACTGTTATTAAGTGCACAGGAACTATCATCATCTAGAACATGTCCTCTAATAATGTTGTGAAAAATACTGCAAAAGagaaaacaaccaaaaatgTATACACTTCGAATCAGCAGTATAAAAAGTGTTTACAACAGTCAACAGGCATAAAAATCGCATTCAGGAATGGTTTCAGAGCTAAGTAATTAGCTTCTGAATATATTCAAGTTTACAGGGTTTtaaaatctaatttaatttaactGTTATACATGTGGTAAAATTTATTTTCGAAAATACCTGTATTATAGGGATCGCATCACTAAACATTTCTATGCATAAAACATCAAATTTATAATTCCGGAAATTATAGATGAGAAATGATTTACCCTCCAAGTCACTAGCTTTGTTCTCAGTGTTTGCCATTGATGCTGACCAAAAACCCGATCGGTGTGATGACTGCACATATCAACACTTGCATTAAACTGTGTATAATACTTTAAAACTAGAAGCGAATTTACGAAGAAAAAAATAGCTACAGCCATAAGGTGCATGTCTACATGCCCTATAGCCAGAATAAAGGCTAGAAATTGAGATGCAACATACCTAACAAGGACAACTTGATTCATTTGGTCCATCTTACAGTCAATTAACTTTGCAGTTATTGCTTTAAACACCAATAGTTCAACTTCATCATCATTGATCTGAAAGGGAGTTGCAACGTTTGAATTATGCTAGAAATATGCAAATACAAAACATAGAGTAAAATGAAATTTACCTGAAGTGTGTCCCTAATAAGTTCATAAGGAATTTGGCCAGATCCATCAGAGCTGAGATCAACCAATGACATCAATCGCATTTTTGCAATGCATTCTTCATGCACAAGGCCTAAACAACATTATTTCATCAAAACATTTAGGTAGAAACACAGCGGAAGAGAGCTCTGCAAATATAGCTAATGATAACCAATTGTGCATGAACAGTATTTACCATAGTCATTCAATAAGGTGGAATTTGCAGTGTGATACTCTAAGTATACATCAAGCCTCTGAGTAAGAAAAATCTTGAGAAGCTGATATAACAGAGCATATTTGGCATCATTCTCCAGTTGCCCAACAGCAGGCATGTCCAGTAAATCACACTAcaacatgaaaatcaaaatacaaattTATGAATGCTCTAGAGAATATTCAACGCTGcaagacaaaaattatatacaatagCAGACTTCGCCATCTAAGCAAGAGTCTAACTCGAGATGTTCCACAGAATCTgaataatactaatattaaatatcgttcattaaaaaaaaaatacattatttagATATTTGATTTATAACATATTTTCCCACTTGCTGATTGTAAAGATTAAGATAAACACAAATGATaattcacaaatgttgcaattATGAACATTTCTCAATATTTGCTTTATCCCGAGTCATAAATAAGGCAGCAAGGTATGCAATGCAACGCACTATTATGATTACTAGCGAGGTCATAGCTTCATGGCACATAATGGACCATTCCTAGTCTCTCTTATGGCCTCACTCTAGGCATCAAAGAAAACGCAAATAAAGCACACTGCTTTCAATGTTCTCGCGAAGTTGAGTCACAAAAAGAAAGAGGTTGAAGTCGCAGAGACAGAGAAACCAGAAAGAGAAGAGGCTGCAACGGAGAGAATTGGAAAAGATGTGTCGCAAAGGAGAGACGCGACAGGGAGAAGGGGCTGTCTGAGAATTGTAAtcattgaaaatgattttgcaaCTTGGATGTTGCAAgccaaaaacacacacacacacaaaaaatagagagaattctctgattttaaattttcacagCGATTCCACTGGTTCGGAATCTCTCagcaaaaaaatcataaaaatggcAATTCCAAAGTATATAAAACACAAGTTTAACTGCCTTGCCTATAAGAGAAAAATGGACACTACAAGATGATACACAGTCCAAAAGGCAAACAAAAATTCTAAACTAAGTTGCAGATAACAACATAAAAGTGGCCTTATCACCTTTTGAGAAGATATTATGTTTTCCAGCTGCGACTAATAACTATGATTGAATGTAGGGGACGGAAACAATAATTTCATGCAATAGTTTAAACCTCATTATTACACAAGTTACCTGAAATACGTCAGGTGCCTTGACAAAATCAACAATTGCACGCACAGCTTCCTCCTTGGCTTCACTCAAAACATGCGCCTCTTCTCCAGAAAAAGTAGCAAGATAATTGGTGAGGAACTTAAAAGAATCCTTTGACATgctgagataaaaaaaaaaaagaacagtaattaatatttttttactacgAAGAACAGAGATTGAGGTGTGGATATATGATTACTGACCGAATGGGTAGTGAGACTGATGACAATAAACTTATGTTATATTCTAATTCCTACTCCAAAGagaagtaaaaacaaaatattctaaattaacTGTACAAGGATTGAACTATGTGCTATACCTTTTGTTTTCCTTCAAAACATTAGAGATGGTGAGAAACAGCTCTCTCTGTTCCGGTGTCCCAATTTTCCACTCTTTCAAGAAGCTATCGATCTTTTTGAATGAAGGTATAATGTATTGTGTGACTTTTCCATCAACAGCCAAATTCAATGCCTTCATGTAGACATAAAACTGGCAGTATGGAGTCTCCAAAAGAttataaaaattgatcaaactGCAAAGAAAGAagatttattaataaaataagtaGTCACAGTGGCaagcattttcaaaatttcaaaaccaaGTAGGATGTAATATTACATTTTCAATCGCACCGCAGGCTTTTCATTTGGCTGCTGAACTAATTTTGCAGTTATAACTTTCACAATCTCCATGACTTCATCTGGATTCTCAGTCTTCGTAACAAGATTGCAGATAATAGTGAAGATGGACTCTACATCTGGTATAACAAATAACAGACATTGTAAACACAGTCACAGTCTGCCCAAAAATTCATCACTCATAATATCATGCCAATGAATTATCTGTGAAACATCAAATTGGGTTCCTCACTGGAAACTGAAAAACGCTCTACAGAATAAAAGCCACAGATACAACATCATTAAGCAGTAAAACAACTGAGGAAATATCACACAGCATGTTATCACAAATGCTAAATTTAACCGACCTATCATAACTGGATAATAAATTATGGCTAAAATCAGATGATCATAAGACATGTTTACTTTACACCAATTTACTATGGCAAAGTAGTACATGTATCAAGCAAAAAGAGCATCCTACCTTTTTCAGAAACTTTTGAGAAAATCAATTCAGCAGAAGTAATCATCAATGATGCCAGCTCCAACCACTTTCCCATAGCAATGAATTCTTCACCCTCCAAGCAAAGTCTGCTAACTTGAGGCTCAGCAACCTAACAAACCAAGATAATACTAATAAATTCACAAATGACAAAGCAAAAACATAATCATCCGCTCACAAATACCATCAATTCATGATAAATGGTTCTACATAGCATACATACAAAAACTACTCTAACATGTGCTTGGTTTCCTTCAGCTTTTTCCATGCCCTCTCTAGCATCAACggccaaaaaaatttaaagccCGTTCCAAAAAATTCCAACCCAACCACTGTTGCATCATTCCTCACTTCTGTCATCCAACCTTGAATTGAGTctatcaacaacaaccaagtcttgTCCTACTAAGTGGGGTCAGCTATATTGATCAAACGATGCAACAATGCTTTATCATATACCATATTCCtgtccaactcattaatctctgaATCTTTGTTAATAGTCTCTCTTATAATTTTCTAGGTGTTTTTTTGCCTCTAGTGATTTGACTAACCTCCGTGTTAAGTACTCTCCTTCCTACATAATCCACGGGTCCTCTCTTTATATGCCGAAACAACCTAAGCTCAGTTCCCACCATCTAGTCTTACTATAGGTACTACTCGAACTCTCTCTAtaatgttgtcatttctaatccTATCCTATCACTTCAATTCTTAACACACATTCAGCGAAAATACAAAAGAAGTGTCATTTCTTTCTAATCCTGAGTCTTACCACACATTCAGCAGAAATACAaaagaaagatagaaaaaaaatactaatctAAAATTTGATCTGTTTCCTCAACTTTCACATTCCCTAAGCCACAAACAACACAGCATCATTTCACCATATCACAAACACAATTTTCATTTCCAGTCATACACAACTCAAATTGATTACAGACCCATTGAATCTAACACATTTTCCAATTTCACTTTTATACAACACATTGAACACAGACACATTCAATATAACCCCAAAACCAGCCAAATCCCCAAAATCACGAAACTTACGTTACCTCGGGACCAGCATCAGCCCAGGCAAGCTCGGAGGCGAATCGGACGACGGAAAGAGCAGCGTCTTCTTCAGAAGTAGGAACCACCGTGGTCATGGTTGTTTGTGCGGCGATGCACTTGCAAGTGCTCTCGCTAATGTCTGATTATTGATTCTGAAACTGTAACTGGAACTGTGGCAGTGAAGTGATGGTGGAAGCTCTTGATTGTTAAGTTAATGtcattttcttattataaactccctccgtcccataagcTTTTACTCATTTCACATTTGTTAAGAAAGAAATGTATAAATGAGCGagaaagaaaaatggttttaaatgcctttattaattattgatgcattatcataaatgtaaaatataataGTATATCGAATTGGGACgggtgaaagtagtattaataattgagaaaaagtaattaaaattatattgaaaagtgaaataagtcaattttttttgagatgatattttttggtaaatggatcagttattatgggacggagggaataccctttaatactttttatctttttaaaattcttttaattttgatattttttatacattgataagaataattttgtaaaataactaaatattaACAATATCCCATTAATCAATAGGCACATGAGACAAACTCGGGTAGCACTTGAGGTGACATTAGTAATATTGACCAACTACAATATCACAAGTgtataaaatgactaaaattttgtgaaagagagaaagaaataagtCATTTGTGATATTGTTGTTGGTCAATATCACAAACCACAATATCACATAACTGCTTTCCGACAAAAACATATTAGACTAGTAACttcattaattgatttttttttgttactgtttcattaattgattaatagtaaataaattgataaattataattatgaaaagacaaaaaagaaagagCATAGACCAAAgtattcttcttaaaaaaaaggttaaatatattttgtctctataaatatatcaacttttcgttttagtccctctaaaatttcccttcaacttttagtctttGGAATATTGAACATTGTTACATTTCTTTAGAAAAATTGTTAGtataattaatgtgtctattttgtgtataaatattactcctttATTTGAAtgtatattaaatttgacttttcatattttataaaaaatatattagtgttAATTAGGGGTAtttcatgaaaaaataaataaaacattaataatTTGTAAAAAGGCTTATATTCAGGGACAAACAAACTTATCTAAGACGTATATGATGGGAATTGCTCTCTAAGCTTCAAAATTTGCTCTTACacaccgattttttttttaccttaatACCTCCAACGAGATTCCGTTGAGGGTATTGAAGATAATCTTGGATGCATGAGGGCAATTTCAGAGGCTTAAATAGCAATTCCCATTTATGATAGCAATAGCATTCAAGAGGAACATTCATTGATGCACAAGAATATCGACAACGTTAAGACATCAGATATTCTTTCCTATGTTGCCCATAATAACCACAGGCGAACACGCCAAAATAAAGACATATCTTATTCTCTTCATATCTCATTGCCATGTCCTTGTCAAGTGTCAACATATCAATTTGGACCAATAAAATTTGTTCTCTTCCAATCTTATTCTTGAGCAGTGATAAAGGCATACATTCATGAAGAGAATGATACAAGTATTCAAGGAAAGCACACAAATtgtaaaagatttttttgtGTGTCAAAGAGCATCCAAATTCTCCATCCCATAACATAATTTACCAAAGCTCTCTTTGTGCTCCTTCAGTCAAATGTGAATTCTGAACTTCAGAATCTTATACAACCAAGCATTCATGCCCCCAAATAGTTTGGAACACTACAAGTCAAATCAACCCAGTCCTGAAGCTTGGATTGTCACAACATCAATTTATCCATGTAAAATCCCAGCATTATGCAGAAACTGAAAACCATgtgagatcttgagtttcactACCAACCTTGAATCACAGCTTTTCTGAAACACAAATCATATATTgtgttataaatatatttaccaCTTTTAAACAAGATAAACTACAACATTAGCATGCATAGTTATAAACATTGTGGCGGACATATCACATTATTAGTTATAGCGTTATAGAGTAATGACATTATAACAAACCACTATTTTTCATAATTCGCGATTTAGTTCcaaatgttgtcaaataacgGCTAAAACAGTGCTATAACTGTGTAGCTtaacaaaatttgaacaaatgcTATTTTCCACGATCCGCATTTTGCAACACGGATCATAAAGGGAATTCAAATTCTCTGCATTTTCTTAATACATGGCAGCAAATGGAAATGCAACTTGCTCATTTTTTATCTTACTACTCATttgaaacaacaataaaatttagTAGAAAACACAAAAGCACGAACACAAACACGACCCTGACACGGACGCGTTGacacataaaattttgagaaaacaacataattcaacataatCACAAGTGTTGGTGTCAAACACCACgacacgtcatcaatcagaaGTGTCCGTGCACACACAAGACTAACCATTTTCAGAACTCTCACACTCTTCTACTTCCTTaagcttcttcatcttcaacaatttgGGTCTGGGATTCATAGGCTTTAAAAAACCAGCCTGCAACCTCACCATTTCCTTCAAAATCCCAATCAAACTGGCCTCAATCTCAATCCCATTAGGCTCAAGAACCCTTAATGCTCTAGCCACAGCCTCCATAGTACTCACACAGCCACCAAAAGGTTCCTTCCTCAAAATCAATTCAGAATCATAAATACTTCCCCCACTCACTCTCTCATCTTCCATTCCTAAACATACCCTAACCGCAAATTTCGACAAATACCCCTCGCTTGCCTTCACCATCTCCTTTGCATGCTTCCACGTGGCGTCGAATGCGATCAACACCAGGCCGTCGTCGCCGTTGCGTTTCAGCTCCGATAGTTTGAAGTCGGAGATGTTGATTGCCGGTGAGGAAGTGGTGGATGGAAAGAGGTAGATGGCGGGAGGAGAATGGTCGAGGAGAGGGGATTTGCCGCGGCGGAGACGGCGGCCGGTGATGGAGGTGGCATTGAGGAGGGATTTGGTGAGGATTGGAGTGGTGGAGAGTTTGTGTTTGGCTTCTTGAGGgtggtgaaggatgaggattcGGGTGGTGGTTGGGATGGGTTTTGCGGGAAGCGCGTGACAGAGACATACTGAATTTGGTCGCCGGCAGTTGGAGCAGATGGAACGACGGTGAGTCTCCGGCGAGGTTGGGATTGGGAGGTGATGAGTTTCGCCTTCTTCTCTTTCGGGGTCCATGTAGCACAAGCCAACGGCGATTCTCTCGGTTAAAAAAtcactttatttaaaaaaaaattatggaattttaatattattgattttttttttaataagtattgttgaaatttttgaaaatcactttcaaatttaaaagacaattttaCATCAGTGTAATCGTTATTTTCTAGATAAAAAATACAATGTTCTGCATCTTTTTTCGTAGCAATGTATAGATTTTCCTTCATTGTAATCTGTAAATCCTTTTATCCTCATAATCCTATCACAAAAGTGTTCTacttaaatagtttttataagaaaaaagtttACGAGCATTTACAGTTACTTGTATATTATCCACTAATAAGATATTTACATAAGCATCACAATTTAATCCGGGTTTCTTTGTGAGATGAGCTGAATCCATACCAGCTAACTCAACCTACGTTGATCCTTAAATACCGtagataacttttttttaccaaataccGAGATTTATCATATTCCATTTGacctttgtttaattttttttttgcaaattctCCCTTCTGATATTTGAGCATTCAACTGACAATGGCTTCTGTTGAAAACAATTATAAGGACTACATAAACAGATAAACTGCCAATCTTAGAATACATGCTTCATCTGCGACATAAAACAACGgcaaggaaaaataaaaatttcatactACTCCTAAATTGCAAATAACTACTCTCTTCATTGTCTAGGTTCAACACTTTTCATAAAATACAACCAATGCAGAACACAAAAACATTATACTTTAAATGCTCTCACAAATGTTAAACCAGAGAATCAACACCACCATATCTAAGTGGTTAACTCCATAACTCGATATTGCATGAGGCCAAAAGTAACGCCTTCTCATAAGTCAGTCAAACCGTAAATTTACCACAACCAGGATTCGCCCCTTTAACTGAGAATCTCAGTGTACGGCCAGTATACTTAAGTTTCATTTTCACCATCTGAAAGCAAGCAATCTTGTATTTGTTCCCTGAAAACAAGAATATCAACACGTAAAATTTGATGTCATGAAGAAATGTGTCCTACCAAAAAATGGGTAGACTCTTTCATGTTTATATCATAGATAGAGAACCCAAGTCATAATAAATTGATCAT containing:
- the LOC25499014 gene encoding eukaryotic translation initiation factor 3 subunit M isoform X1, with product MTTVVPTSEEDAALSVVRFASELAWADAGPEVAEPQVSRLCLEGEEFIAMGKWLELASLMITSAELIFSKVSEKDVESIFTIICNLVTKTENPDEVMEIVKVITAKLVQQPNEKPAVRLKILINFYNLLETPYCQFYVYMKALNLAVDGKVTQYIIPSFKKIDSFLKEWKIGTPEQRELFLTISNVLKENKSMSKDSFKFLTNYLATFSGEEAHVLSEAKEEAVRAIVDFVKAPDVFQCDLLDMPAVGQLENDAKYALLYQLLKIFLTQRLDVYLEYHTANSTLLNDYGLVHEECIAKMRLMSLVDLSSDGSGQIPYELIRDTLQINDDEVELLVFKAITAKLIDCKMDQMNQVVLVSHHTDRVFGQHQWQTLRTKLVTWRENISNVISTIQANKVSEDGSQAAQGLVVH
- the LOC25499014 gene encoding eukaryotic translation initiation factor 3 subunit M isoform X2 is translated as MGKWLELASLMITSAELIFSKVSEKDVESIFTIICNLVTKTENPDEVMEIVKVITAKLVQQPNEKPAVRLKILINFYNLLETPYCQFYVYMKALNLAVDGKVTQYIIPSFKKIDSFLKEWKIGTPEQRELFLTISNVLKENKSMSKDSFKFLTNYLATFSGEEAHVLSEAKEEAVRAIVDFVKAPDVFQCDLLDMPAVGQLENDAKYALLYQLLKIFLTQRLDVYLEYHTANSTLLNDYGLVHEECIAKMRLMSLVDLSSDGSGQIPYELIRDTLQINDDEVELLVFKAITAKLIDCKMDQMNQVVLVSHHTDRVFGQHQWQTLRTKLVTWRENISNVISTIQANKVSEDGSQAAQGLVVH
- the LOC25499015 gene encoding tRNA-uridine aminocarboxypropyltransferase 2 gives rise to the protein MDPEREEGETHHLPIPTSPETHRRSICSNCRRPNSVCLCHALPAKPIPTTTRILILHHPQEAKHKLSTTPILTKSLLNATSITGRRLRRGKSPLLDHSPPAIYLFPSTTSSPAINISDFKLSELKRNGDDGLVLIAFDATWKHAKEMVKASEGYLSKFAVRVCLGMEDERVSGGSIYDSELILRKEPFGGCVSTMEAVARALRVLEPNGIEIEASLIGILKEMVRLQAGFLKPMNPRPKLLKMKKLKEVEECESSENEKL